The Solanum lycopersicum chromosome 9, SLM_r2.1 genome window below encodes:
- the LOC138338409 gene encoding uncharacterized protein, with protein MLVHEIRQCVGEVANEFALPAELASVHPVFHVSMLKKCLGDPTSILPVDILGVDEDLSYEEVPVEILDRQVKRLRNKEVSTVKVLWSNHLVEGSTWEAEDDMRSCYPHLFSS; from the coding sequence atgttgGTCCATGAGATTCGACAGtgtgtgggtgaggtggccaATGAGTTTGCGttgcctgcggagctagcttctgttcatccagtctttcatgtctctatgttaaagaagtgccttGGTGATCCAACATCGATTCTTCCTGTTGATATTTTGGGAGttgatgaagacttgtcctatgaggaggttcctGTTGAAATTTTAGACAGGCAGGTAAAGCGGCTGAGAAACAAGGAGGTttccacagtgaaggtattgtggagtaaccatcttgttgagggttctacatgggaggccgaggacgATATGAGGTCCTGCTACCCTCATCTATTCAGCTCTTAA